In Xanthocytophaga agilis, a genomic segment contains:
- a CDS encoding nucleotidyltransferase domain-containing protein has protein sequence MMILPKEKQEILDTIVKDLKGITNVQAIVLGGSYATGTATETSDLDIGIYYYEKAPFDIREIQAIAKKYAKDSSPTVTGFYEWGPWVNGGAWVKTAYGKVDLLYKNIEQITTTIENAQEGLWENHFEQQPPYGFSSIIFLAETQVCIPLYDPEGIIAKLKSAVQTYPPKLKQLVVQQSLWSAEFTIWHADSFAVKQDVYNTLGCFTRAIKNIVTALFALNELYPISDKRAIQVLEQSTIKPPHLTDKINAVLCVDMDTLSENVDLLKSLFNEVVDLAQEMYKPAYQL, from the coding sequence ATGATGATACTTCCTAAGGAAAAGCAAGAGATACTAGACACTATTGTAAAGGACTTAAAAGGTATTACAAATGTCCAGGCGATTGTATTAGGTGGTTCTTATGCAACAGGAACAGCAACGGAGACCTCTGACCTGGATATAGGAATCTATTATTACGAAAAAGCTCCTTTTGATATCAGGGAAATACAAGCTATCGCGAAGAAATATGCAAAAGACAGTAGTCCGACAGTTACTGGTTTTTATGAATGGGGTCCATGGGTGAATGGAGGTGCCTGGGTAAAAACGGCGTATGGAAAAGTTGATTTGCTTTACAAGAACATCGAACAGATAACGACGACTATTGAGAATGCGCAGGAAGGCTTATGGGAGAACCATTTTGAGCAACAACCTCCTTATGGTTTTTCATCTATTATCTTTCTGGCAGAAACTCAAGTGTGCATTCCTTTGTATGATCCGGAAGGCATTATTGCTAAGCTAAAATCAGCAGTACAGACATATCCTCCCAAACTAAAGCAGTTGGTAGTGCAACAATCTTTGTGGTCTGCTGAGTTTACCATCTGGCATGCTGATTCTTTTGCTGTCAAACAGGATGTATATAATACACTGGGTTGTTTCACGAGAGCAATCAAAAACATAGTGACCGCCTTGTTTGCCCTGAATGAACTCTATCCAATCAGCGACAAAAGAGCTATTCAGGTTCTGGAACAATCAACCATAAAACCGCCACATCTGACAGATAAGATTAATGCTGTTTTATGTGTTGATATGGATACCCTATCTGAGAATGTGGATCTGCTAAAATCACTATTCAACGAAGTGGTAGATCTCGCTCAGGAGATGTATAAGCCTGCTTATCAGTTATGA
- a CDS encoding helix-turn-helix domain-containing protein codes for MRKKIFIDEKPSHCPSQLRAIHDTMDLLDGKWKITIIGCLSFGNKRFMDLQREVEGIGSKMLSKELQELEINGLVSRTVMNTRPVTVEYALTSYGQTLRPILWEMAKWGQTHRKKIFSDNEDSEN; via the coding sequence ATGCGAAAAAAGATTTTTATAGACGAAAAGCCATCCCACTGTCCAAGTCAGCTAAGGGCTATTCATGATACAATGGACTTGCTGGATGGCAAATGGAAAATTACCATTATCGGCTGTTTAAGCTTTGGCAATAAACGCTTTATGGATCTGCAGCGGGAAGTAGAAGGGATAGGTTCCAAAATGCTCTCCAAAGAACTACAGGAGCTGGAAATCAATGGTTTGGTGAGTAGAACAGTCATGAACACCAGACCGGTCACGGTTGAATATGCGCTCACTTCGTATGGCCAAACATTGAGACCTATTTTGTGGGAAATGGCAAAATGGGGACAAACTCACAGAAAGAAGATTTTCTCTGACAATGAAGATTCAGAGAACTAG
- a CDS encoding SDR family oxidoreductase yields the protein MKTKLEGKIAVVTGAAKGIGAAIAQALAAQGAAVVVNYVSDQANADRIVSTITMQGGKAIAVQADVANSTDVQRLFAKVKEVFGQVDILVNNAAISRFGPVESITETDFQQQYHTNVLGPILTIQQALNYFPPAGGSIINISSVAGQNPGPYTSLYASTKAALNALTISLSRELALRNIRVNTVAPGNTDTEGARALGLAGTDIEKALLAATPLGRVGKPEEVAPMVAFLASDDAAWITGEKIATSGGMR from the coding sequence ATGAAAACAAAATTAGAAGGCAAAATTGCCGTTGTAACTGGCGCAGCCAAAGGAATAGGTGCCGCCATTGCCCAGGCGTTAGCAGCACAGGGGGCTGCTGTTGTGGTAAATTATGTAAGCGATCAAGCCAATGCAGATCGTATTGTCAGTACAATTACAATGCAAGGCGGAAAAGCCATTGCTGTACAGGCAGACGTAGCCAACTCTACTGATGTGCAAAGGCTATTTGCGAAGGTGAAAGAAGTGTTTGGGCAAGTTGATATTCTTGTAAACAATGCTGCGATAAGCCGATTTGGTCCGGTGGAGAGCATTACAGAAACAGATTTTCAACAACAATACCACACAAATGTATTGGGGCCGATCCTTACTATTCAGCAGGCATTGAACTATTTTCCTCCAGCAGGTGGAAGCATTATCAATATCAGTTCGGTAGCCGGTCAGAATCCAGGCCCGTATACAAGCTTGTATGCATCTACCAAAGCTGCTTTAAATGCGTTAACTATTTCCCTTTCCAGAGAACTTGCACTACGTAACATTCGGGTCAATACAGTTGCTCCAGGCAATACAGATACGGAAGGAGCCCGAGCACTGGGTCTGGCTGGAACAGATATTGAAAAAGCACTGCTGGCTGCTACTCCACTTGGTCGCGTTGGTAAGCCGGAAGAAGTGGCCCCAATGGTAGCGTTTCTTGCATCCGATGATGCTGCCTGGATTACAGGAGAAAAAATAGCAACGTCTGGCGGTATGAGGTAA
- a CDS encoding M23 family metallopeptidase gives MNTWKKLKQIDWTQLQHLGIIGFLGLFWIPILKWFFLFYLIGFIQLFKGMKEAEKESNIKNLNNYYLTFFLSQLNPFVFFPATLQGLGQIVILLKNISGFPDRDNYQNKTDFILPFQGQWFVANGSSTKKNSHSWDILTQRYAYDFIIVDPNKKSFEQEGKSLSDYYCYEKEVLAPADGRVVTVSDRVKDYTGVGDLSLDWKTRDFRGNFVIIQHADKEFSFIAHFKSGSIRVQKGQQVRQGEVIGLCGNSGHSTEPHIHFHIQDNANLWIATGLPIRFKKVLVTLDGEESMVRMHDFIEKNEKVENLA, from the coding sequence GGGATTATTCTGGATACCCATACTGAAATGGTTTTTCCTTTTTTATCTGATTGGCTTTATACAGCTTTTCAAGGGTATGAAGGAAGCGGAAAAAGAATCGAACATCAAAAACCTGAACAACTATTACCTTACTTTCTTTCTAAGCCAGCTTAACCCCTTTGTCTTCTTTCCTGCAACATTACAGGGATTAGGACAGATAGTAATTCTTCTTAAGAACATTTCGGGCTTTCCTGACAGAGATAATTATCAAAATAAAACAGACTTTATCCTTCCTTTTCAGGGACAGTGGTTTGTTGCCAATGGAAGTTCTACTAAAAAGAATTCGCATTCGTGGGATATTTTGACTCAGCGGTATGCCTATGACTTTATCATTGTGGACCCAAACAAAAAATCGTTTGAACAAGAGGGAAAAAGTCTAAGCGACTATTATTGTTACGAAAAAGAAGTACTGGCTCCTGCTGATGGTAGAGTGGTAACCGTAAGTGACCGGGTAAAAGATTATACAGGTGTAGGTGATCTATCTCTTGATTGGAAAACGCGTGATTTTAGGGGCAACTTTGTCATTATCCAGCATGCCGATAAGGAATTTTCATTCATTGCACACTTTAAGTCTGGTAGCATCCGGGTTCAGAAGGGGCAACAAGTTAGGCAGGGAGAAGTAATCGGCCTTTGTGGAAACAGTGGCCATTCAACCGAACCACATATTCATTTTCATATACAGGATAATGCCAATTTATGGATAGCAACGGGCTTACCTATACGATTTAAAAAAGTGTTAGTGACGTTAGATGGCGAAGAAAGTATGGTAAGAATGCATGATTTTATTGAGAAGAATGAGAAAGTAGAAAACCTTGCATAA